The Deltaproteobacteria bacterium genomic interval AAGGACAACTTTGGGGTGGTGGCTGACCACCCGGAGTTGATGGATATCAATTATGTGGGAGATGGCAGACGAGCAGGTGGTGCTGATTGGCTGCATGTTAACTCCATTGATTACAATGCCCAGCTCGGTCAGATATTACTGAGCGTGCACAATACGAATGAAATACTGGTCATCGACCACAATACAACTACGGAAGAGGCAGCCGGTCCTGCTGGTGACATTCTATACAGATGGGGAAATCCAGCGGCATATGGGCGCGGTGGACCGGGCGAACAGCTTTTGTTTGTTCAGCATGATGCGCATTGGATTCCTGAGGGGCTACCTGGCGCTGGAAACATCCTTATTTTTAATAATGGCGGCGGCCGCGATGGGGGCGACTACACGACCATCGAGGAAATCGTACCACCTTCTGACAGTGCGGGAAGCTATGCCGAGCTTAGCGGCGATGCCCACGGTCCCCAAGTAGCTATTTGGCAATATGGGGCTGATGACAATGAAAGATTCTATTCCCGAAATATATCGGGCTCTCAGAGGCTTAATAATGGGAACACATTGATTTGCGATGGTCCTGCTGGCCGATTCATTGAAGTTCAAGAAGATGGCACTTTAGTTTGGGAATATATCAACCCAGTGATCAATTCAGGCATAGTGGTTCAAGGTGAAAGTATCCCTGTGGGGCAAAATGGACAGTCAAACACGGTATTTCGAGCTACGAGAATATCGCCAGAGAACCCGGCGCTCAGTGGCCGCGACTTAACGCCATCTGGCTACATTGAGGGATCACCGTAGGTTGGTTTGCAATCTGCTCCCAGCTGGGTGATGAATCAGGCACCGAGGTAGGAGAATCATGACTCACCGAATCTTAATCATTGATGACGAGCGAAATATCCATACGACCCTTGGCCGTGGGCTAGAGCTTGAAGGCCTTCAGGTCGAGTCTGCTTTTGATGGGCAAGGTGGCCTCGATAAAGCCGCGGCATTCTGTCCAGACTTAATCCTTTTAGACCTGAAGCTCCCTGACCAAAATGGCCTCGAAGTTCTTGACCAGTTGATGGCGTTTGAGAAGCCTCCGGCGGTTGTCATGATGAGCGGCCACGGTACTTTGGAGTCCGCGGTTCAGGCTACTCGAAGAGGGGCATTGGATTTTCTAGAGAAGCCTGTTGATATTGACCGCTTAACTTTGACCGTAGCCAATACCTTGAAGCTCGACGAGCTGGGTAAAGCCTACACTGGGATGCAGAAGGTCATTGAGCGCCGTCACGGGATGGTGGGTCGCTCAAGTGCAATGCAAGGCTTGTTGGCGCAGATACACCGAGCAGCGCCTACCAAAGCTTCGGTTCTAGTCACCGGGCAAAGTGGCGTGGGTAAAGAGCTTGTTGCGAAGGCTATTCACGACTTATCACGGCGTAATCAAGGAGCATTCGTGAAAATGAATTGCGCCGCCATCGCCGAGAATCTCGTTGAGTCTGAACTCTTTGGTCATGAGAAGGGTGCTTTTACTGGGGCGGAACGTCGCCATCAGGGAAGGTTTGAGCGCGCTCATGAGGGGACTTTGTTTTTAGATGAAGTAGGTGAAATGCCTTTGGCCACTCAAGCTAGATTGCTTCGCGTTTTGCAAGAAGGCGAGCTTGAGCGGGTAGGTGGCAGCGGGTTGATTGAGGTGAATGTACGTATCATCGCCGCGACGAACCGTAACCTACCAGAAGAGGTTGCGGCCGGCCGTTTTCGCGAGGATTTATATTATCGACTGAATGTCGTTCCCATTGAGGTACCCGCGCTCAAGGACCGGTTGGATGATGTTCCAGCGCTGGCTTCTTATTTACTTTCTTTGGCGTTGGCTGAGCATGAGCTTGAGCACCGTGAGTTTTCAGAAGATGCGATGGCTGTTTTAGAAAAATACCACTGGCCTGGTAATGTGCGAGAGTTAGCACATACAGTTGCGCGTTTAGCCATCATGTCTATGGGGCCTGTGATTGAGGCGGCTGAGGTTCATGGCGCATTGCCTGGAGGCTTTCGCCCATTGCAGCTTCCCGGGATTCCAGAAGAGGGCCTTCTGTACCCGTTACTTGAGAGCTTTGAGCGTCAAGTCATTGAGAATCGTCTAACCCGCTTTGATGGTAAGGTTTCGAAGGCTGCAGAAGATCTCGGCCTTGAGCGCAGTCACCTCTATAAAAAAATGCAAAAGCTTGGTCTCAAGCGTTAAGCGTAAGTTGTGTCTAGCCTTCCACACCCATCTCTTCCGTTTTGTGTCTGATCCGACACAATCGTTCTCTCGCTCCTCATAGTTGTTTGAAAATTGCCTGTCTTTTCGTGAAAGCAATGTTTGGCACGAAACCTGAAAGGTAATGAATATCAACCCCCTTTGGTTTCTATGAGGAGATATTTATGAAGTGTATGCCCCCCCGGTTTTCTTTGGTTCGTTCATCAGTATTGATGGCGGCCCTTTCTCTAACTTACGGCTGCAACGGCGCCGACGAGCGTCAAGCTGAGGTTCAAGCGCAAGGCGGCGACCAAGCGATGACTCACCGTATGGTGAAAGTTGGCCCACAGCATGATGTGGAAAGAAGCAATAATTTTGAGCAGAGGGGTAAAACCTTTGTGATTGGCAAGCCATCTGCGCCGCATGCGGGATTTAAGCTCGACCCACTTCCCGAAGCTGAGCCGGACCTTTTCGAAAGAGAAGCGATTCTTAATGTGAAAGATACAGAAACTGATTTTTTAGCCGCGGCCCAGGCGCTGGTGGATGAGGAATTGGTCGAAGACGCGATTGTGGCCTATCGCAAAGCGCTGGGTAAGGACCGCAACAACGCTGAGATCTGGTTCAAGTTGGGACGGGCCTACAATATGACTGGGCAGGATGCTCGAGGAATGGAGTGCTTGGAGGAAGCGATTGATTACAAGAGCGACCATGCCGAGGCTTACACGACGATGGTGCGCTCTATGTTAAAGCGTGGTGAAGATACCTCAGCATTATCCTACGCCAAGACGCTTCGCCGAATCGAACCTGATTCCTTTCGCAGTGCATTTTTGTTGGGACGCTCTTATGCGCGCTTAAAAATGTGGAAAGAATCGGTAGCGGCGTTTGAAGAAAGCTTGGAGGAAGACCCTGAGCACCTTTGGGCAAACAACAACCTCGGCTATTCAGCGCTTCAGATCGGTGAATATGAAATGGCGATTTATGCTCTTGAGGTAGCCACTGGA includes:
- a CDS encoding arylsulfotransferase (ASST), translated to MRLWPTFLLLSSLTVFLGCADSQECESADCGNSASSEEVTETGAADPELIDEEPDSESGEESICDETYEDRTVGLQSCAEGMQAGYTLFAPTRSTSTFLIDAWGEQVHSWQSTYNPGLSVYLEDDGSLLRATTVPRTAHGAHFDAGGLGGRVEQVNWDSELVWSFQYASTEHIAHHDIERLPNGNILMIAFEVKSEAEAIAAGRAPNLITDGEVWPDHIIEVQPVGVDGGEIVWEWHFWDHMVQDFDETKDNFGVVADHPELMDINYVGDGRRAGGADWLHVNSIDYNAQLGQILLSVHNTNEILVIDHNTTTEEAAGPAGDILYRWGNPAAYGRGGPGEQLLFVQHDAHWIPEGLPGAGNILIFNNGGGRDGGDYTTIEEIVPPSDSAGSYAELSGDAHGPQVAIWQYGADDNERFYSRNISGSQRLNNGNTLICDGPAGRFIEVQEDGTLVWEYINPVINSGIVVQGESIPVGQNGQSNTVFRATRISPENPALSGRDLTPSGYIEGSP
- a CDS encoding tetratricopeptide repeat protein, with the protein product MKCMPPRFSLVRSSVLMAALSLTYGCNGADERQAEVQAQGGDQAMTHRMVKVGPQHDVERSNNFEQRGKTFVIGKPSAPHAGFKLDPLPEAEPDLFEREAILNVKDTETDFLAAAQALVDEELVEDAIVAYRKALGKDRNNAEIWFKLGRAYNMTGQDARGMECLEEAIDYKSDHAEAYTTMVRSMLKRGEDTSALSYAKTLRRIEPDSFRSAFLLGRSYARLKMWKESVAAFEESLEEDPEHLWANNNLGYSALQIGEYEMAIYALEVATGKEGAQAFMFNGLGYAYEKHGEPIHAIVAYDAAIEMNPRFVKALVNRERISAVLTPEQNDEYAAFQLELPPEDTEVAQAKPAATTTAMNTGGGEPVKTGVSGFVEVPMPEFKAP
- a CDS encoding sigma-54-dependent Fis family transcriptional regulator, whose product is MTHRILIIDDERNIHTTLGRGLELEGLQVESAFDGQGGLDKAAAFCPDLILLDLKLPDQNGLEVLDQLMAFEKPPAVVMMSGHGTLESAVQATRRGALDFLEKPVDIDRLTLTVANTLKLDELGKAYTGMQKVIERRHGMVGRSSAMQGLLAQIHRAAPTKASVLVTGQSGVGKELVAKAIHDLSRRNQGAFVKMNCAAIAENLVESELFGHEKGAFTGAERRHQGRFERAHEGTLFLDEVGEMPLATQARLLRVLQEGELERVGGSGLIEVNVRIIAATNRNLPEEVAAGRFREDLYYRLNVVPIEVPALKDRLDDVPALASYLLSLALAEHELEHREFSEDAMAVLEKYHWPGNVRELAHTVARLAIMSMGPVIEAAEVHGALPGGFRPLQLPGIPEEGLLYPLLESFERQVIENRLTRFDGKVSKAAEDLGLERSHLYKKMQKLGLKR